From Vicugna pacos chromosome 6, VicPac4, whole genome shotgun sequence, a single genomic window includes:
- the LOC102531765 gene encoding olfactory receptor 4F3/4F16/4F29-like, which translates to MGGANRSVVSEFVFLGLSNSWEIQLLLFLFSSAFYVSSLMGNLLIVFSVSSDPNLHSPMYFLLANLSFLDVGVCSIAAPKMIYDIFRKRKAISFGGCIAQIFFIHAIGGTEMVLLIAMAFDRYVAICKPLHYLTIMSPQTCILILAAAWVLGLIHSVAQLAFVVDLPFCGPNELDSFYCDLPQLIKLACTEIYRLEFMVTANSGLISVGSFFILIISYIFILVTVWKHSSGGLSKALSTLSAHVTVVVLFFGPLIFFYTWPFPSSHLDKFLAIFDAVLTPFLNPVIYTFRNKEMKAAMKKLCHQLVSYRNMN; encoded by the coding sequence ATGGGTGGAGCCAACCGCTCTGTCGTGTCTGAGTTTGTGTTCCTGGGACTCTCCAATTCTTGGGAGATCcagctccttctcttcctcttttcctctgcaTTCTATGTGTCAAGCCTGATGGGAAACCTCCTCATTGTGTTCTCTGTGAGCTCTGACCCTAACTTGCACTCCCCCATGTACTTTCTGCTAGCCAATCTCTCTTTTCTTGACGTGGGGGTTTGCTCTATTGCCGCTCCCAAAATGATTTATGACATTTTCAGAAAGCGCAAAGCCATCTCTTTTGGGGGCTGTATAGCTCagatcttctttattcatgctaTTGGGGGCACAGAAATGGTGCTGCTCATTGCCATGGCCTTTGACAGATACGTGGCCATATGTAAGCCTCTCCACTACCTGACCATCATGAgcccacaaacatgcattttaattttgGCTGCTGCCTGGGTCCTTGGCCTCATCCACTCAGTGGCCCAACTGGCTTTTGTTGTAGACTTGCCCTTCTGTGGTCCTAATGAATTGGACAGCTTTTATTGTGACCTCCCTCAACTTATCAAACTTGCTTGCACAGAGATCTATAGACTGGAGTTCATGGTGACAGCCAACAGTGGACTCATCTCTGTGGGTTCCTTCTTCATACTGATTATTTCTTATATCTTCATTCTTGTCACTGTTTGGAAACACTCCTCAGGTGGTTTATCAAAGGCTCTCTCCACTTTGTCAGCTCATGTCACTGTGGTGGTTTTATTCTTTGGGCCATTAATCTTCTTCTATACTTGGCCCTTCCCCTCATCACACTTGGACAAGTTTCTTGCTATCTTTGATGCAGTTCTCACTCCTTTTCTGAATCCAGTGATCTACACATTCAGGAACAAGGAGATGAAGGCAGCAATGAAGAAACTCTGCCATCAGCTTGTGAGTTACAGGAATATGAACTAA